The following is a genomic window from Staphylococcus capitis subsp. capitis.
CTTTAATTTCAATGCGAGATTGTTGTTCTAATGATTGCCACAATTCTAACCAATCTTTACGTTGAACACTCTCTTCCTCAATTAATGATCTAAAGAAATCGTTCGCTGAAATTTCATAAGATATATGTGGTGGTGTTGGAAATACATCAATTTTATCATTATTTTGTACTAATATTTGATAAGCTGATGTTCGTTTAAGCCATTGATTTAACTTTTTAGAAATCACAGGTTTACCAACACGAATAACAAAGTCTACATCTAAATCCAAACCTGCACGATAGAGTAAATCATATGTGGTAATCACATTAGGATGGTTATATTTACGTAATTGGCTCAATGGATCAGCCAATATAGGCAAGTCATAAATTGTAGAGTATTTCAGAATTTGATCGACCTCTTGATGTTGCATATCTCCAACAATAATAAGTCCCTTTTTCTTCTGTAATGTCGCACTAATATCATGTACAGCAATACTCTTTTGATAGTGTGGTAATGTTTTATTCTCGGATGTGAGTAAATCAACACGATTCATATCAGGAGTCAGAGGCTCCCTAAATGGCATGTTGAAATGTATTGGACCACGATGCGGTCCATATAGATATTGGCTTGCAATCTGCATCTGATAATGTATCGTGTCTAGCAATTGCGTACTACCATCTGCGATAGGTAAATCAAATTGGAAATTAACATAGTTACTAAACATGTTCACTTGATTAATCGCTTGAGGTGCACCCACACTACGCAATTCATGAGGTCTATCGCTTGTTAATACGATTAAAGGCAATCTACTAATCTGGCTTTCAGCGATGGCTGGTGTATAGTTCGCAGCTGCTGTTCCTGACGTACATAATATCGCGACTGGTTTTT
Proteins encoded in this region:
- the menD gene encoding 2-succinyl-5-enolpyruvyl-6-hydroxy-3-cyclohexene-1-carboxylic-acid synthase, encoding MTNHSDALTQQVFTFASELYAYGVREVVISPGSRSTPLALAFEAHPKIKTWIHPDERSAAFFALGLIKGSKKPVAILCTSGTAAANYTPAIAESQISRLPLIVLTSDRPHELRSVGAPQAINQVNMFSNYVNFQFDLPIADGSTQLLDTIHYQMQIASQYLYGPHRGPIHFNMPFREPLTPDMNRVDLLTSENKTLPHYQKSIAVHDISATLQKKKGLIIVGDMQHQEVDQILKYSTIYDLPILADPLSQLRKYNHPNVITTYDLLYRAGLDLDVDFVIRVGKPVISKKLNQWLKRTSAYQILVQNNDKIDVFPTPPHISYEISANDFFRSLIEEESVQRKDWLELWQSLEQQSRIEIKDYLNHATDEAAYVGELIHKLSKEDAFFVGNSMPIRDVDNLMFETEAEVYANRGANGIDGVVSTAIGMAVHKNVTLLIGDLSFYHDMNGLLMAKLNDIHINIVLVNNDGGGIFSYLPQKDSANEYFEKLFGTPTGLDFEHTALLYDFTFDRFENLTDFKYMELSAMGSHIYEVLTSREDNLQQHQILYKKLSDIVNVKL